Proteins from a genomic interval of Pseudodesulfovibrio nedwellii:
- a CDS encoding type I restriction-modification system subunit M, translating to MSITTLIKTIQDIMRKDVGVDGDAQRISQIVWLLFLKIFDDKEQEWEITVPGYTSPLQNRFRWSNWAKDAEGITGEELIDFVNNGLFPSLKKLATTAGVSERGLVVGSVFEDAFNYMKSGTLLRQVINTIEDDVDFNSSTDRHLFNDIYEKILADLQSAGNAGEYYTPRAVTQFMVDILNPQLGESVLDPACGTGGFLTCVIEHLRKQEKTPEDKQTIQTSIHGVEKKPLPHMLSVTNMMLHDVDVPTNIRHDNTLSRPLKDYAPKDRVDMVITNPPFGGMEEDGIEKNFPRKYQTRETADLFMALIMHLLKHDTGRAAVVLPDGFLFGEGVKTKIKTELLEEFNLHTIVRLPKGVFSPYTSIATNILFFEKGGPTKDIWFFEHPYPKGYKSYSRGKPLTIKEFDREKEWWGGASRKGRKATEYAWKMSAKEIVERKFNIDCKNPYEDEVIYRDPEELMQEYQETVRQLETVQNALKHELIQALGGE from the coding sequence ATGTCTATAACGACCTTGATCAAGACTATTCAGGACATCATGCGAAAGGATGTCGGCGTAGATGGTGATGCACAGCGTATCAGTCAGATAGTATGGCTACTGTTTTTGAAAATCTTTGATGACAAGGAACAAGAGTGGGAAATCACTGTTCCAGGTTATACATCTCCACTGCAAAACCGCTTTCGTTGGTCCAATTGGGCAAAGGATGCCGAAGGTATCACTGGCGAAGAGTTGATTGATTTCGTCAACAACGGTCTTTTCCCTTCATTGAAGAAGCTGGCAACCACTGCCGGTGTGTCTGAGCGTGGACTGGTTGTTGGTTCGGTTTTTGAGGACGCTTTCAACTACATGAAGTCTGGAACGTTGTTGCGACAGGTCATCAACACGATTGAAGACGATGTTGATTTCAACTCCTCCACTGACCGCCACCTGTTCAATGACATCTATGAAAAGATTCTCGCAGACCTGCAATCTGCGGGGAATGCAGGTGAGTACTATACCCCTCGCGCAGTGACGCAGTTTATGGTGGACATACTGAACCCGCAGTTGGGTGAATCTGTTCTTGACCCTGCTTGTGGCACTGGTGGCTTTCTTACCTGTGTCATTGAGCATTTAAGGAAGCAGGAAAAGACACCGGAAGATAAGCAGACGATTCAGACATCAATCCATGGCGTTGAGAAGAAGCCGTTGCCACATATGCTTTCTGTTACGAACATGATGCTCCATGATGTCGATGTTCCCACCAACATTCGCCACGACAACACACTGAGCCGTCCGCTTAAGGATTATGCCCCTAAAGATCGTGTTGATATGGTCATCACTAACCCTCCCTTTGGTGGCATGGAAGAAGACGGTATTGAGAAGAACTTCCCACGGAAATATCAGACGCGTGAAACCGCTGATCTGTTCATGGCGCTTATAATGCACTTGCTCAAGCATGACACTGGCAGAGCTGCTGTAGTCCTTCCCGATGGCTTCCTGTTTGGCGAAGGTGTTAAGACAAAGATCAAGACAGAGCTTTTAGAAGAGTTCAATCTGCATACCATCGTTCGTCTGCCCAAAGGCGTGTTCAGTCCATATACCAGTATCGCCACCAATATTCTGTTTTTTGAAAAAGGTGGCCCGACTAAAGACATATGGTTCTTTGAGCACCCGTATCCCAAAGGATACAAGTCCTACTCGCGCGGTAAGCCTCTGACCATTAAAGAATTTGATCGTGAGAAAGAATGGTGGGGGGGGGCGAGTCGCAAGGGGCGAAAAGCTACTGAATATGCGTGGAAGATGTCTGCAAAAGAGATTGTCGAACGCAAGTTCAATATTGACTGTAAAAATCCGTATGAAGACGAAGTCATCTATCGTGACCCAGAAGAATTGATGCAGGAGTACCAGGAGACAGTCCGGCAGCTTGAAACAGTGCAGAACGCTCTTAAGCACGAGCTCATACAAGCTCTTGGTGGCGAGTAA
- a CDS encoding restriction endonuclease subunit S, whose protein sequence is MELLEKHFDTAFAAPDGIKKLRELILTLAMQGKLVEQDPNDQPASELLKEIEAEKARLVKEKKIKKPKQLAKIKADEVPYALPAGWEWGRFGDLVLVLNGRAYKKNELLDSGTPVLRVGNLFTSKQWYYSDLTLDEDKYINSEDLIYAWSASFGPFIWEGGKAIYHYHIWKLKFFIEGSPYKEYLYNYLLDATDRIKRAGSGIAMIHMTKGRMEELLVPLPPLAEQHRIVAKIDQLMARCDELEKLRIEQEQKRLAVHTSALKQLLDAQEQDRFANAWKFLTTNFGELYTVKENVVELRKAILQLAVMGKLVEQDPSDQPASELLMEIEAEKARLLKEKKVRKVKPLPEFSLKDMPYALPERWEWVRLEDVVELGSGVTKGRKLAGKKLISIPYLRVANVQRGYLDLAVIKEIEIVENEVEKYSLKYGDLLITEGGDWDKVGRTCLWREEVPVCGHQNHIFRARKVLNKQNENWLEKCLNSPISRQYFAGASKQTTNLASINKTQLRGCPIPMPPLTEQRRIVEKLDQLMTLCDDLEHQIDTATNTQNNLLNAVMAQV, encoded by the coding sequence ATGGAACTTTTGGAAAAGCATTTCGACACCGCTTTTGCGGCTCCTGACGGGATAAAGAAGCTGCGCGAGTTGATTCTAACTTTGGCAATGCAGGGTAAACTGGTCGAGCAAGATCCGAATGATCAGCCAGCCAGTGAACTGTTGAAGGAGATCGAGGCAGAGAAAGCACGGTTGGTGAAAGAGAAGAAGATCAAGAAGCCTAAACAGCTCGCTAAGATAAAAGCTGATGAAGTTCCGTATGCATTGCCAGCAGGATGGGAATGGGGACGTTTTGGGGATTTAGTGTTGGTTCTTAATGGTCGGGCTTACAAAAAGAATGAGTTGTTGGATTCTGGAACCCCAGTTTTGCGAGTCGGAAATCTGTTTACATCTAAGCAGTGGTATTATTCAGACCTTACCTTGGATGAGGATAAATACATAAATAGTGAAGATTTAATATATGCTTGGTCTGCTTCCTTTGGTCCATTTATCTGGGAAGGAGGAAAGGCAATCTATCATTATCACATTTGGAAATTGAAGTTCTTCATAGAGGGCTCTCCGTACAAAGAATATTTGTATAACTACCTGTTGGATGCCACTGACAGAATAAAAAGAGCAGGTAGTGGTATTGCTATGATTCATATGACAAAGGGGCGGATGGAAGAGCTGCTTGTGCCCCTTCCTCCCCTCGCAGAGCAGCACCGTATTGTCGCCAAAATTGACCAACTCATGGCCCGTTGTGATGAGCTGGAAAAGCTCCGCATCGAGCAGGAGCAAAAACGGCTTGCTGTTCATACTTCCGCGCTCAAGCAATTGTTGGATGCGCAGGAGCAGGACCGCTTTGCCAATGCCTGGAAGTTCCTAACCACCAACTTCGGCGAACTCTACACAGTAAAAGAGAATGTAGTCGAACTCCGCAAAGCCATCCTCCAACTCGCCGTTATGGGCAAACTGGTTGAGCAAGATCCGAGTGATCAGCCAGCCAGTGAGTTGCTGATGGAGATCGAGGCAGAGAAAGCGCGGTTGCTGAAAGAGAAGAAGGTTCGGAAAGTAAAGCCGCTACCTGAATTCTCGTTGAAAGACATGCCATATGCGTTGCCAGAGAGGTGGGAGTGGGTACGCCTTGAAGATGTCGTTGAGCTTGGGAGTGGTGTAACAAAGGGGCGCAAACTTGCCGGGAAAAAACTCATCTCAATTCCGTATTTGCGCGTTGCGAATGTGCAAAGAGGCTATCTTGATCTTGCAGTAATCAAGGAGATCGAAATTGTCGAAAATGAAGTTGAAAAATATAGCTTAAAATATGGTGACCTTTTGATTACTGAGGGAGGAGATTGGGATAAAGTAGGTCGGACATGTTTATGGCGTGAAGAGGTACCAGTTTGTGGACACCAGAACCATATTTTTCGGGCCAGAAAGGTTCTTAACAAGCAAAATGAAAACTGGCTTGAAAAGTGCCTAAATTCTCCAATATCAAGACAATACTTTGCGGGAGCATCAAAGCAAACAACCAATTTGGCATCTATAAACAAAACACAACTCCGAGGTTGTCCAATACCAATGCCTCCTCTCACAGAGCAACGCCGAATTGTCGAGAAGCTGGATCAACTCATGACCCTATGCGACGACCTCGAACACCAAATCGACACCGCAACCAATACACAGAACAACTTGCTCAATGCCGTGATGGCTCAGGTGTAG
- a CDS encoding ATP-binding protein, producing the protein MSTSEHGYNFRNAVAQLAGQEVQKTPLLPVYEAIHNSIQAIQLADRDEGEIRVEFIRDEGDMDPKRIVEIRVSDNGIGFTKENLGSFGELFSDYKKKKYNCKGIGRLAYFALFYKVHIKSVFEENEKLFLLDEVVTENNFYDLPDVQAQEVSDIAVQTSITLTGVNPSLSDLLKILPGTLKNDLTQHFLPSLLSIKNIKIKISDDEEYYLDENVKDVTQDDPVVVGKSVFDVYHLKNRAPRNASHKVILSADGRSVKEKALHFLPAGKIGENDDRFYLNTVVISDYLNGKLNHQRTDFNIPKTKSLAKDEPDLESIYGVVTEKARSYTQDNIKQFEDIQDKLIKKVFEDLPHLAFLEEDSQVKKGLKLGDDANVVKDAYVKRFAEKQVESFNYVKVITKKYESNEIPNFDEFRKESLGKLEEGMKLNHAPLVSYVKYRDFVLGLYDKLLEKRDDDKYQPEKVLHDLLFPSKTSSDDCSGDYFNHNLWLIDDRYAVYDYVASDLKEYQISGDEYEAKDKRYDIFAAYKDPIGAEHNVFIVELKRTSDPLSEDNDPVRQIVQYAERIMDGKLLHHDGKRINVSDNTQYFGLVLCDVHNNYFRNTMVRRHSLKERPDSRSYHSVLLQNRLFLEVMNYENLLEIARARNKVFIDKLNYK; encoded by the coding sequence ATGTCTACATCAGAACATGGTTATAATTTTAGAAACGCTGTCGCTCAACTTGCTGGACAAGAGGTGCAGAAAACTCCTCTGTTGCCTGTTTATGAGGCTATCCACAATTCAATTCAGGCTATCCAGCTTGCCGACCGAGATGAGGGAGAGATTCGTGTCGAATTTATCAGAGATGAAGGCGACATGGATCCAAAGCGGATTGTGGAGATCCGTGTCTCGGACAATGGTATAGGTTTTACTAAAGAGAACCTTGGTTCGTTTGGGGAACTTTTTTCGGATTATAAAAAGAAGAAATACAACTGCAAGGGGATAGGCCGTCTGGCTTATTTCGCATTGTTTTATAAAGTCCATATCAAAAGTGTATTTGAGGAGAACGAAAAGCTCTTTCTTTTGGATGAAGTTGTTACAGAGAATAATTTTTATGACCTTCCCGATGTACAGGCACAAGAGGTTAGCGACATTGCCGTTCAGACTTCTATCACTCTCACCGGCGTGAACCCAAGTCTCTCTGATTTACTGAAGATCCTTCCTGGCACATTGAAAAATGACCTTACACAGCATTTTCTTCCTTCTTTGCTCTCTATCAAGAATATCAAAATAAAGATTTCCGACGATGAAGAGTATTACTTGGATGAAAACGTTAAAGACGTGACTCAAGATGACCCCGTGGTCGTTGGAAAGAGTGTCTTTGATGTTTATCATTTGAAGAATAGAGCTCCTCGCAACGCGTCTCATAAAGTCATTTTGTCCGCTGATGGCCGAAGTGTAAAAGAGAAGGCTTTACACTTTCTTCCTGCTGGAAAAATTGGAGAAAATGATGATAGGTTTTATTTAAACACAGTTGTTATTTCTGACTATCTCAACGGGAAACTCAACCATCAGAGGACAGATTTTAATATTCCTAAAACGAAGTCCTTAGCGAAGGATGAACCTGATCTCGAAAGTATCTACGGGGTAGTTACTGAAAAGGCGAGATCGTATACGCAAGACAACATTAAGCAATTTGAAGATATACAAGATAAGCTTATCAAAAAAGTGTTTGAGGATCTTCCTCATCTGGCATTTTTGGAAGAAGACTCGCAGGTAAAAAAAGGATTGAAACTGGGTGATGATGCTAACGTTGTGAAAGATGCGTATGTGAAACGTTTTGCGGAGAAGCAGGTTGAAAGCTTTAACTACGTAAAAGTGATCACTAAGAAATATGAATCTAATGAAATCCCTAATTTTGATGAATTTCGAAAAGAATCTTTGGGCAAGCTCGAAGAAGGAATGAAGCTAAATCATGCACCGCTTGTTTCATATGTAAAGTATAGAGACTTTGTCCTTGGTCTGTATGACAAACTTCTTGAAAAAAGAGATGACGATAAATACCAGCCAGAAAAAGTCCTTCACGACCTCCTCTTCCCATCTAAAACAAGTAGTGACGATTGCTCGGGGGATTATTTCAACCATAATCTTTGGCTTATCGACGACAGATACGCAGTGTACGATTACGTGGCATCAGACCTAAAAGAGTACCAAATTTCTGGGGATGAATATGAAGCAAAGGACAAACGGTATGACATTTTTGCCGCCTATAAAGATCCAATTGGTGCCGAACATAATGTTTTTATTGTAGAGCTAAAAAGAACGAGCGACCCGCTCTCAGAAGATAACGATCCAGTGAGGCAAATTGTACAATATGCTGAGAGGATTATGGATGGGAAGCTGCTGCATCATGATGGAAAACGCATCAATGTATCAGATAATACGCAATATTTTGGGCTTGTGTTGTGTGACGTGCATAATAATTATTTTAGGAACACAATGGTACGTCGACATAGTTTGAAAGAACGTCCCGATTCAAGGTCATATCATTCAGTACTTCTTCAGAATCGGTTGTTTCTAGAGGTGATGAATTATGAAAACTTGCTTGAGATCGCACGTGCTCGGAATAAGGTTTTCATTGATAAGCTTAATTATAAATAG
- a CDS encoding helix-turn-helix domain-containing protein: MLSVSQRLGRRVRTLRKKMGLTQDALAEAASLSGKYIGEIERGEVNVTIQSLEQLATGLRIKIHELIKCEHEAEIDFLRMELMEYITQCSEVEVKLAYKLMVALR; the protein is encoded by the coding sequence ATGCTTTCAGTTTCACAAAGACTTGGGCGGAGGGTAAGAACCCTGCGGAAAAAAATGGGATTAACGCAGGATGCTCTTGCAGAGGCCGCGTCCTTATCTGGCAAGTATATTGGCGAGATAGAGCGTGGGGAAGTGAATGTTACTATTCAATCTCTTGAGCAATTGGCAACAGGGTTGAGGATCAAGATTCATGAACTAATCAAGTGTGAGCATGAGGCTGAAATAGATTTTTTGCGGATGGAACTTATGGAGTATATCACCCAATGCTCTGAGGTAGAGGTCAAATTGGCTTATAAGCTCATGGTGGCATTGAGGTAG
- a CDS encoding helix-turn-helix domain-containing protein: MSNKPLNTKRSCWLKMGQAMSMLNVSRDTMRSYCEQGLVCAKKLPSGHWRIEQGSVDQFMQTSSRLVVERLRGLML; this comes from the coding sequence ATGTCTAATAAGCCGCTGAACACAAAGCGGAGCTGCTGGCTCAAAATGGGACAGGCGATGAGTATGCTCAACGTCAGTCGCGATACCATGCGCTCTTACTGTGAACAGGGGCTTGTTTGTGCAAAGAAATTGCCGTCAGGGCATTGGCGAATTGAGCAGGGTAGCGTTGACCAATTCATGCAAACTAGCTCAAGGCTTGTTGTTGAACGTTTGCGGGGACTTATGTTATGA
- a CDS encoding tyrosine-type recombinase/integrase — MTIGIMGLRKPFKRGKYWYCEINRRRVSLRTSEKFEATQIFNGLKREYLAGRLEELQSECKTTLGEFADEYLEWAESTQKIRTFRANRLALDKLLAVAERSKKLDQLNFKPLDALVAKGKKGKLKTSSINNHIRHVRALFNKAVDWGLVEKNPFRGFKELKSEPRPPAFLSAKECVELISSIEDMELRRFVTASLYTGRRRGELFYLKWSDVDFERDCYLVRKSKTHLVRSYPMHPEFRALLKSFDDRQGRVFKRWEHPDTVTGLVKQALINAGHPEMRLHDLRHTFASNLAEAGESLQAIGELLGHTDKRTTEIYAHLSDQHLRDSLKRLKLNV; from the coding sequence ATGACTATAGGCATAATGGGACTCCGTAAGCCTTTCAAAAGAGGGAAGTATTGGTACTGTGAAATTAACCGGCGACGGGTGAGTCTTCGCACCTCCGAAAAGTTTGAAGCGACTCAGATTTTTAACGGGTTGAAGCGAGAGTATTTGGCTGGTCGTCTTGAAGAGTTGCAGAGTGAGTGCAAGACAACTCTGGGTGAATTTGCAGATGAATACCTTGAATGGGCAGAGTCCACGCAAAAGATTAGAACATTCCGCGCCAACAGGCTTGCTTTGGATAAGTTGCTAGCGGTTGCGGAACGTTCGAAGAAGCTGGATCAACTGAACTTCAAGCCTTTGGACGCCCTTGTTGCAAAAGGCAAAAAGGGCAAGCTGAAGACTTCCTCAATCAACAACCACATCCGCCATGTTAGGGCTCTCTTCAACAAAGCCGTTGATTGGGGGCTTGTTGAAAAGAACCCCTTCAGAGGCTTCAAAGAGTTGAAGTCAGAGCCCCGGCCACCGGCATTTCTTTCCGCGAAAGAGTGTGTGGAACTCATTTCTTCAATTGAAGATATGGAGCTGCGCCGTTTCGTAACAGCTTCGCTGTACACAGGGCGGCGTCGTGGAGAACTTTTTTACTTAAAGTGGAGTGACGTTGATTTTGAGCGAGATTGCTATCTTGTTCGGAAAAGCAAGACCCACTTGGTGCGGAGTTATCCCATGCATCCTGAGTTTCGTGCTCTTTTGAAATCCTTCGATGACCGTCAGGGGCGTGTGTTTAAGCGGTGGGAGCATCCAGACACGGTGACAGGGCTTGTTAAGCAAGCCCTCATCAATGCTGGGCATCCTGAAATGCGGTTGCACGACCTTCGACACACCTTTGCGTCGAATCTGGCGGAGGCTGGTGAATCGCTTCAGGCAATAGGTGAGCTGTTAGGGCACACGGATAAACGGACCACGGAGATATATGCTCATCTATCGGATCAGCATCTTCGTGATTCGTTGAAGCGTTTGAAGTTGAACGTCTAA